One genomic segment of Clostridium saccharoperbutylacetonicum N1-4(HMT) includes these proteins:
- a CDS encoding ATP-binding protein, translating into MEKAMKLQTKITLLVITVVFISIFIIVSFVVPWMTGNIESKARTNIMNVAEMEAHSTEIVKALESRDTSGEIQSYVNMQLKELEQVEYIIVADNEEIRYAHPNPEMIGEKFEGGDEYRVVENGGTYISEAAGTLGKSLRAFTPIYDSENGKRIGFVCVGTLTQSIETSKKTAVLYIALIALGGLMAGVIGAFLLACNIKNTLLGLEPDEISKLYNEKIGMLDAIHEGLVAVDDEARITLINDSALNILRFENNINKEEIIGQNAEVVIPNTRLINVLETGKSEFEEEQRINNTIIVTNRVPIISRGRIVGAIASFRDKTEVTRMAEELTGAQKMAWSLRAQNHEFMNKLHTIAGLIQLEEYEEALQFISHVAKVRNNINNILTENIKDASLSALLLSKYNKAEEFRVKLKIDENSTLTKLPQHMTSEEIVSVVGNLIENSIDAVENDGNGYIFIKIVENNDFLNIKVKNNGGKIPEEYKEKIYEQGFSTKEGQRGQGMYIIKKIIDEFNGTIYFEENDGVLWNITIPMIGSEKVDSSNHC; encoded by the coding sequence ATGGAAAAAGCAATGAAACTTCAAACAAAAATTACTTTATTAGTTATCACAGTAGTTTTTATTTCTATCTTTATAATCGTTTCTTTCGTTGTTCCTTGGATGACTGGAAATATTGAAAGTAAAGCTAGGACTAATATTATGAATGTAGCTGAGATGGAAGCGCATTCTACTGAGATAGTAAAGGCTCTAGAGAGTAGAGATACGAGTGGAGAGATTCAAAGTTATGTTAATATGCAGCTTAAGGAGTTAGAACAAGTTGAATATATAATTGTAGCAGATAACGAAGAAATTAGATATGCTCATCCAAATCCTGAAATGATTGGAGAAAAGTTTGAGGGCGGAGATGAGTATAGAGTAGTCGAAAATGGAGGAACATATATTTCTGAGGCGGCTGGGACACTAGGGAAATCTTTGAGAGCTTTTACACCAATATATGATTCAGAAAATGGTAAAAGAATAGGCTTTGTTTGTGTGGGCACACTTACACAAAGCATTGAGACATCTAAGAAAACAGCTGTTTTATATATAGCTTTAATTGCTCTTGGAGGGCTTATGGCAGGTGTAATAGGAGCTTTTTTATTAGCCTGCAACATAAAGAACACTTTACTTGGACTTGAGCCTGATGAAATTTCGAAGCTCTATAATGAAAAAATTGGAATGTTAGATGCTATTCATGAAGGATTAGTAGCTGTTGATGATGAAGCTAGAATAACTCTTATAAATGATTCTGCCTTAAATATACTACGTTTTGAAAATAATATTAATAAGGAAGAGATTATAGGGCAGAACGCAGAAGTTGTTATTCCCAATACCCGCTTAATTAATGTTTTAGAAACTGGGAAATCAGAGTTTGAGGAAGAGCAAAGAATTAATAATACTATTATAGTGACCAATAGAGTTCCTATAATAAGTAGAGGAAGAATTGTAGGAGCTATTGCCAGCTTTAGAGATAAAACCGAGGTTACAAGAATGGCAGAAGAACTTACTGGAGCTCAAAAGATGGCTTGGTCATTAAGAGCTCAAAATCATGAATTTATGAATAAGCTTCATACTATAGCAGGACTTATACAGCTAGAAGAGTATGAAGAAGCATTACAGTTTATATCACATGTGGCAAAGGTAAGAAACAATATAAATAATATATTAACAGAGAATATAAAAGATGCTTCTTTGTCAGCACTGTTATTGTCAAAATATAATAAAGCTGAGGAGTTTAGGGTTAAGCTCAAAATAGATGAAAATTCAACACTTACAAAACTTCCACAGCATATGACCTCTGAAGAAATTGTATCAGTTGTAGGAAATTTAATAGAAAATTCTATAGATGCAGTTGAAAATGATGGAAACGGATATATATTTATAAAAATAGTTGAAAATAATGATTTTTTAAATATAAAAGTGAAAAATAACGGTGGTAAAATTCCAGAAGAATATAAAGAAAAAATATATGAGCAAGGGTTTTCGACGAAGGAAGGCCAACGTGGTCAAGGTATGTATATTATAAAAAAAATAATTGATGAGTTTAATGGTACAATATATTTTGAGGAAAATGATGGTGTTCTTTGGAATATAACAATACCAATGATTGGGAGTGAGAAGGTTGATTCAAGTAATCATTGCTGA
- a CDS encoding 2-keto-3-deoxygluconate permease yields MQIPIKKTLDKIPGGMMVVPLFLGVLVNTFCPQFLQIGGFTTALFGPKASSTILACFMFLIGSQINFKLAPKAIKKGVLLVLGQFIVGAGIGIFVGKVFGPAGVLGLSPLAILAALTNCNGGLYASLASQYGDETDVGAYAILSIKDGPFFTLVALGASGLAQIPFMALVAVLVPILIGMILGNLDADMRKFLGGSKLLLIPFFSFPLGAGMNLENIVTAGGPGILLGVIAAFTGIGSFVLMKLFKEDPVLGLATGSTAGNAVATPLAVAATDPTLVAIATAATAQVAASCVISAIVCPFVVTYAFRFLKKSKIKQLNKEAVA; encoded by the coding sequence ATGCAAATTCCAATTAAGAAGACACTTGATAAAATTCCAGGAGGAATGATGGTTGTTCCACTTTTCTTAGGGGTTTTAGTTAATACCTTTTGCCCACAATTTTTACAGATTGGCGGATTTACAACAGCGTTATTTGGACCGAAAGCATCATCAACAATATTGGCTTGTTTCATGTTTTTAATTGGTTCACAGATTAATTTCAAATTAGCACCAAAGGCAATAAAAAAAGGTGTGTTATTAGTATTAGGACAATTTATAGTAGGTGCTGGTATTGGTATATTTGTAGGTAAAGTTTTTGGACCTGCCGGAGTATTAGGGTTGTCACCACTTGCCATTCTTGCAGCATTAACAAATTGCAATGGTGGACTGTATGCATCACTTGCTTCACAATATGGTGACGAAACTGATGTAGGGGCGTATGCTATTTTGTCCATAAAAGATGGCCCATTTTTTACATTAGTTGCATTAGGTGCATCAGGGCTTGCCCAGATTCCTTTTATGGCACTTGTGGCGGTATTAGTTCCAATATTGATAGGCATGATACTTGGAAATCTTGATGCTGACATGAGAAAATTTCTTGGCGGAAGTAAATTATTATTAATACCATTCTTTTCATTTCCATTAGGTGCAGGAATGAATCTTGAAAATATTGTGACTGCTGGAGGTCCTGGTATATTATTAGGAGTGATAGCAGCATTTACCGGAATAGGTTCTTTTGTTCTCATGAAGTTATTCAAAGAGGATCCAGTACTTGGACTTGCAACAGGGTCGACTGCGGGAAATGCAGTAGCGACACCGCTTGCAGTTGCAGCGACTGACCCAACGCTAGTTGCTATTGCTACAGCAGCTACAGCACAAGTGGCAGCATCTTGTGTAATATCAGCTATTGTTTGTCCGTTTGTTGTTACTTATGCATTTAGATTTCTTAAAAAGAGTAAAATTAAACAGTTAAACAAAGAGGCTGTAGCGTAA
- a CDS encoding NAD(P)-dependent malic enzyme: MNYFEESLKLHEENIGKIEVVSKVKVETRDDLSLAYTPGVAEPCRKIYENEENVYKYTSKGNLVAVVTDGTAVLGLGDIGPKAGLPVMEGKAVLFKEFANVDAFPICLDTKDVDEIVKTVKLIAPGFGGINLEDIGAPRCFEIEERLKKELDIPVFHDDQHGTAIVVLAGVINALKVVDKKIEDLKVVVNGAGAAGTAIAKLLLSSGVKNLIACDKVGILYRGIEGVDDAKKELAKVTNPDNIKGNLAHALVGADVFIGVSAPGIVSQDMVRSMNRDAILFAMANPTPEIMPDEAKAAGAKVIGTGRSDFPNQVNNVLAFPGIFRGALDVRAKEVNEEMKIAAAYAIASMIKDEDLNEDNVIPYALDRTVAANVAEAIKKAARESGAARI, encoded by the coding sequence ATGAATTATTTTGAGGAAAGCTTAAAATTACATGAAGAAAATATAGGAAAAATCGAAGTAGTATCAAAAGTGAAAGTTGAAACAAGAGATGATTTAAGTTTAGCTTATACTCCAGGAGTTGCCGAACCATGCAGGAAGATTTATGAAAATGAGGAAAATGTATATAAGTATACTTCAAAAGGAAATTTAGTTGCAGTTGTGACTGACGGAACAGCAGTATTAGGATTGGGAGATATAGGACCAAAGGCAGGACTTCCAGTTATGGAGGGAAAGGCAGTATTATTTAAGGAATTCGCAAATGTTGATGCATTTCCAATATGTTTAGACACAAAAGATGTTGATGAGATAGTAAAAACTGTAAAGCTTATAGCACCAGGATTTGGTGGAATTAATCTTGAAGATATAGGAGCACCAAGATGCTTTGAAATTGAAGAAAGGTTAAAGAAAGAACTTGATATACCTGTATTCCACGATGATCAACATGGAACAGCAATAGTTGTACTTGCAGGTGTTATAAATGCTTTGAAAGTAGTTGATAAGAAAATAGAAGATTTAAAGGTAGTTGTAAATGGGGCAGGGGCAGCAGGAACAGCTATAGCTAAATTATTACTTTCTTCAGGAGTAAAGAATTTAATTGCATGTGATAAAGTGGGGATTCTTTACAGAGGGATTGAAGGGGTAGATGATGCTAAAAAGGAACTTGCAAAGGTAACTAACCCGGATAATATTAAAGGAAATTTAGCGCATGCACTAGTTGGTGCAGATGTGTTTATAGGGGTTTCAGCGCCTGGAATAGTAAGCCAAGATATGGTTAGATCTATGAATAGAGATGCCATATTATTTGCAATGGCAAATCCAACTCCAGAAATAATGCCAGATGAAGCTAAAGCAGCTGGAGCAAAAGTCATAGGTACAGGAAGATCAGATTTTCCTAACCAAGTTAACAATGTTCTTGCATTCCCAGGAATATTCAGAGGTGCTTTAGATGTTAGAGCAAAAGAAGTTAATGAAGAAATGAAAATTGCAGCAGCTTATGCTATAGCTTCTATGATAAAAGATGAAGATTTAAATGAAGACAATGTAATTCCTTACGCATTAGATAGAACTGTTGCAGCTAATGTAGCTGAAGCAATAAAAAAAGCAGCAAGAGAAAGCGGAGCAGCAAGAATATAA
- a CDS encoding S8 family serine peptidase: MKRIKVVIIDDGIDRVDFNKDRIIECYNVKNKKISYLGKHGEEISGSSTGFRHGTLCEEVFAHFVHTYEYDLYSINIFECEGEINIIDNLLEAIRWCIENKVEVINMSIGTTNFAYFKIIEEAIELLVKQGAIIVAAESNENRLTYPACLPKVIGVRCSRGVGLRPNEYIYNVKAIDGIEVIAFSSYGGKELEHKLTDGSLLVSEMTKCNSFTAPFITAKVCELIKRGIRGVEDIKHELLVNANYINDSIDKFIILGEDYCLDSDEEIQMPNIVIYNEAEININIIIESLRTYFIEDNYNSIAISRIGESSIENGIYVLERNDSDIYILDKVKMLYKFTNPDILITEVLHINEIQQLKENGLVDIVIYFYKNEINKDLLNSYENLISMNLIERNNLSDQERTRLIYNRCIDLFESIN, encoded by the coding sequence ATGAAAAGAATAAAAGTTGTTATAATTGATGACGGAATAGATAGGGTAGATTTTAATAAAGATAGGATTATAGAGTGCTACAACGTAAAAAACAAAAAAATTAGTTATTTAGGAAAACATGGAGAAGAAATAAGTGGAAGTTCAACAGGTTTTAGGCATGGAACGCTGTGCGAGGAAGTGTTTGCACATTTTGTACATACATATGAATATGATTTATATAGTATAAATATTTTTGAGTGCGAAGGTGAAATAAATATTATAGACAATTTATTAGAGGCAATTAGATGGTGCATAGAGAACAAAGTAGAGGTAATTAATATGAGTATAGGTACTACTAATTTTGCCTATTTTAAGATAATAGAGGAAGCTATAGAATTACTCGTAAAACAAGGAGCAATTATTGTAGCAGCAGAGAGTAATGAGAACAGATTAACATATCCAGCATGCTTGCCTAAAGTAATTGGTGTTAGATGTTCAAGAGGCGTTGGCTTAAGACCAAATGAATATATATATAATGTAAAAGCTATAGATGGTATTGAAGTTATAGCTTTTAGTTCTTATGGTGGAAAAGAATTAGAGCATAAACTAACAGATGGGAGTTTATTAGTGAGTGAGATGACTAAGTGTAATAGCTTTACAGCACCATTTATTACAGCAAAGGTATGTGAACTTATCAAAAGAGGAATAAGAGGAGTAGAAGATATTAAACATGAATTGTTGGTTAATGCTAATTATATAAATGATTCTATAGATAAGTTTATAATTTTAGGGGAAGATTATTGTTTGGACAGTGATGAGGAAATACAAATGCCTAATATAGTCATATATAATGAAGCAGAGATAAATATAAATATAATAATAGAATCATTGCGTACTTATTTTATAGAAGATAACTATAATAGTATTGCTATATCAAGGATTGGAGAAAGTTCTATTGAAAATGGTATTTATGTGCTAGAAAGAAATGATTCAGATATATACATACTAGACAAAGTAAAAATGCTATATAAATTTACAAATCCAGATATTCTAATAACAGAGGTATTACATATAAATGAAATACAACAGTTGAAAGAAAATGGGTTAGTAGATATAGTAATATATTTTTATAAAAATGAAATAAATAAGGATTTATTAAACAGTTATGAGAATTTGATATCAATGAATTTAATTGAAAGGAATAACTTGAGTGATCAAGAAAGAACAAGATTAATATATAATCGGTGTATAGATTTATTTGAATCTATAAATTAA
- a CDS encoding CLI_3235 family bacteriocin precursor has translation MKKLVKKNQVSKNTIEMYGLFCSCSCGSNAMLSLRRGISASHLGNGR, from the coding sequence ATGAAGAAATTAGTTAAAAAAAATCAAGTATCAAAAAATACAATTGAAATGTATGGCTTATTCTGTAGCTGTAGCTGCGGAAGTAATGCTATGCTATCATTAAGAAGAGGTATTAGTGCTTCACATTTAGGCAACGGTAGATAA
- a CDS encoding TIGR04066 family peptide maturation system protein — translation MKKLMIYPFDKEVTDIARYRENLKNYQLINVVSPKGWGLNGKDSNKLDGGKETGMIISEEFEDALKKCDAVFFSDTKKQSLFDTYLNKINMANGQNKEIVMTKELYKKLSLQENINVDVNFINTTMIDFSEFVIREFKHKLYKIDTPILGVFGVGDYCNKFDIQLGLRSKFEKDGYKVSQLGTKQYSELFGIYNLPEFLFASDMSMENKILNFNHYIHNIEINEEPDIIILGIPGGIMPLSNEYTNYFGELALIMSKAVPIDIGILSIYYTKEIEIKTLNDIKQYCKYALQCDVDYFNLANIKYERESSSGEVYFTTISNRKVMEFISEKKDIYKAHNLNLFSILDENSFVGGYECIISDLTEGIVQI, via the coding sequence ATGAAAAAATTAATGATATATCCTTTTGATAAAGAAGTAACAGATATTGCAAGATATAGAGAAAATCTAAAAAATTATCAGCTTATAAATGTAGTATCACCTAAGGGATGGGGACTTAATGGCAAGGATTCAAATAAATTGGATGGTGGTAAAGAAACAGGAATGATAATTTCAGAAGAATTTGAAGATGCACTAAAAAAGTGTGATGCTGTATTTTTTTCTGATACTAAAAAACAATCTCTTTTTGATACATATTTAAATAAAATAAATATGGCAAATGGACAGAATAAGGAAATTGTAATGACTAAGGAGTTATATAAAAAATTGTCTTTACAAGAAAATATAAATGTGGATGTAAATTTTATAAATACAACAATGATTGATTTTAGTGAATTTGTAATTAGAGAATTTAAACATAAATTATATAAGATTGATACACCAATTTTAGGTGTTTTTGGGGTAGGGGATTATTGTAATAAATTTGATATTCAATTAGGACTTAGAAGTAAATTTGAAAAAGATGGTTATAAAGTAAGTCAGCTGGGTACAAAGCAGTATAGTGAATTATTTGGAATTTACAACCTGCCAGAATTTCTATTTGCCTCTGATATGAGCATGGAAAATAAAATATTAAATTTTAATCATTATATTCATAATATTGAAATAAATGAAGAGCCAGACATTATAATACTAGGAATACCAGGTGGGATTATGCCATTGTCAAATGAGTATACGAATTATTTTGGTGAGTTGGCACTTATAATGAGTAAGGCTGTACCAATTGATATTGGCATTCTCAGTATATATTATACAAAAGAAATTGAAATAAAAACATTGAATGATATTAAACAATATTGTAAATATGCGTTGCAATGTGATGTAGATTATTTTAATTTAGCCAATATAAAATATGAAAGAGAGTCTTCATCAGGAGAGGTTTACTTTACAACTATATCTAATCGTAAAGTAATGGAATTTATTTCTGAAAAAAAGGATATATATAAGGCACATAATTTAAATTTGTTCAGCATATTAGATGAAAATTCGTTTGTTGGTGGTTATGAGTGCATAATTTCAGACTTAACAGAAGGAATTGTACAAATTTAA
- the ccpM gene encoding Cys-rich peptide radical SAM maturase CcpM, whose amino-acid sequence MNRVYKCFQVNKKYYVYDREENTIFEVSRCDHDLLATIRNDESFEQNIDKLDKYIKQGFFKRTKLFEIEHPLTDSIEELIDNRAEQLILQVTQNCNLRCSYCFYGQGNYNNRTHSSKRMSFETAKKGIDYILNHSSNLENVYISFYGGEPLLEIDLIKKCIEYAEEKVEGKKITYSMTTNGTLFNREVVELFDKYDFQIVISLDGTKEMHDLNRKFVNGKGSFDMIMDNIKDIKNWYPEFANRIMFNTVIAPKSDFSCVKNFLEHDEVIGNSFVSANTVNDLYTSNDYSNYDEKFYIANSYGEFKLLLAVLGRLDKKFASKIFQERFNHTLKTYQGLVDKGEMPRRAHPGGPCIPGVHRIFVNVNEDIYPCERVSESSKPMNIGNLEKGIDIEKAVKLINIGKLTENECKSCWAFHYCDMCAAFADDIDEISKSKRLSKCKDSRNSILEDFKDICMLKNFKFDFNGDVFDEKINDISF is encoded by the coding sequence ATGAATAGAGTATATAAATGTTTTCAAGTTAATAAAAAGTATTATGTATATGATAGAGAAGAAAATACAATATTTGAAGTAAGTAGGTGCGACCATGATTTGTTAGCTACAATAAGAAATGATGAATCATTTGAACAAAATATTGATAAGCTTGATAAATATATTAAACAAGGATTTTTTAAAAGGACAAAATTATTTGAAATTGAACATCCTCTAACTGATAGTATAGAAGAACTTATAGATAATAGAGCAGAACAATTAATTCTTCAAGTGACACAAAATTGTAACTTAAGATGTAGTTATTGTTTTTATGGACAAGGTAATTATAATAATCGGACACATAGTAGCAAAAGAATGAGTTTTGAAACAGCTAAAAAAGGAATAGATTATATATTAAATCATTCAAGTAATTTAGAAAATGTATACATATCATTTTATGGAGGAGAACCACTATTAGAGATTGACTTAATAAAAAAATGTATTGAGTACGCAGAAGAAAAAGTAGAGGGAAAGAAGATTACATATAGTATGACTACTAATGGCACTTTATTTAATCGAGAAGTAGTTGAATTATTTGATAAATACGATTTTCAGATAGTAATTAGTCTAGATGGAACGAAGGAAATGCATGATTTAAACAGGAAATTTGTAAATGGTAAAGGTTCTTTTGATATGATAATGGATAATATTAAAGACATTAAAAACTGGTATCCTGAGTTTGCAAATAGAATAATGTTTAATACAGTAATAGCTCCTAAAAGTGATTTTAGCTGTGTAAAAAACTTTTTAGAGCATGATGAGGTTATAGGAAATAGTTTTGTAAGTGCAAATACTGTTAATGATTTATATACTTCAAATGATTACAGCAATTATGATGAAAAATTTTATATTGCAAATAGTTATGGTGAATTTAAATTGTTGCTGGCTGTTTTAGGAAGATTAGATAAAAAATTTGCGTCTAAAATATTTCAAGAGCGATTTAACCATACTCTAAAAACTTATCAAGGGTTAGTTGATAAGGGGGAGATGCCTAGAAGAGCTCACCCAGGAGGTCCATGTATACCAGGGGTTCATCGCATATTTGTTAATGTTAATGAAGATATTTATCCATGCGAGCGTGTCAGCGAAAGTTCTAAACCAATGAATATAGGTAATTTAGAAAAAGGAATAGATATAGAAAAAGCTGTTAAGTTGATTAATATAGGAAAATTAACTGAAAATGAATGCAAGAGTTGCTGGGCTTTTCATTATTGCGATATGTGCGCTGCATTTGCTGATGATATTGATGAAATATCAAAGAGTAAGAGATTATCTAAATGTAAAGACAGCAGAAATAGTATATTAGAAGATTTTAAAGATATTTGTATGTTAAAGAATTTTAAATTTGATTTTAATGGAGATGTTTTTGATGAAAAAATTAATGATATATCCTTTTGA
- a CDS encoding ABC transporter ATP-binding protein, with protein sequence MSAINKENGIMKNIIILLSSHKLSIIFSFACTFILALASICAPILTQNLMDKGVMLLNIKVTTQYVVYIIILFLIQEGLSFIQGIIHINMQNKVHLDLEVESFSKILRMKVQYLKNEGFASIFSTISCDIDTIAQVANKSFLILAMQIFKVIGGIIGLMLISYKLTLFILIIVPVKYLIINKLTEIKTNVFNKFLLVTEKIGMWYGDIMNGVEEIKLWNLYQIKKNEYRKLQSERFKLSNKFQVLDQISENSGSLLQNIIFNYLYILGIALIIKEEITIGVLITFVTYSEFVITPISLFMTIKYEIANIKPAFENYFKFISGIEENQDIKELKNLQEPKVIRFNEVSLTYDSKKVLSHINLELTAGEKVAFVGANGSGKSSLFNLLLRFYDPTEGAIYIDDLDIQKIDIDKYRDLFAVMSQDSYLFNTTIKNNISLQNTLSVEEIQKQCIDKKIESFLKFIEELPKEFQTDAGIRGSKLSGGEKQKVALIRTLLKKNSPILVLDEATSNYDMESEQLFNRLVSDYDTYPFVFIITHRPEILEHMDKIVVLDQGHIICVDSYKNLLKSDQIMPEILQNNCLQRS encoded by the coding sequence GTGAGTGCAATAAATAAAGAAAATGGAATTATGAAAAATATAATTATTTTATTAAGTTCACATAAATTATCTATAATATTCTCTTTTGCTTGTACCTTTATATTAGCATTGGCTAGCATATGTGCGCCTATTTTAACTCAAAATTTGATGGATAAAGGAGTCATGCTATTAAATATAAAAGTAACAACACAATATGTTGTTTACATAATAATACTATTTTTAATTCAAGAAGGATTAAGTTTCATTCAAGGTATTATACATATAAATATGCAAAATAAAGTTCATCTTGATTTAGAGGTGGAATCCTTTTCCAAAATACTTAGAATGAAAGTTCAGTATCTAAAAAATGAAGGATTTGCATCAATTTTTAGTACTATATCATGTGATATTGACACAATTGCTCAAGTAGCTAACAAGAGTTTTTTAATTTTAGCAATGCAAATTTTTAAGGTTATAGGTGGAATTATTGGATTGATGCTAATTAGCTATAAATTGACATTGTTCATTTTGATAATAGTTCCAGTAAAGTATTTAATAATAAACAAGTTAACTGAGATTAAGACTAATGTATTTAATAAGTTTTTGTTAGTTACTGAAAAAATAGGTATGTGGTATGGGGATATAATGAATGGAGTAGAGGAAATAAAGTTATGGAACCTATATCAAATTAAGAAAAATGAATATAGAAAATTGCAAAGTGAAAGATTTAAACTTAGTAATAAATTTCAAGTTTTAGATCAAATAAGTGAAAATAGTGGAAGCCTTTTACAAAATATAATATTTAATTATTTATATATATTAGGAATCGCTTTAATTATTAAGGAAGAAATTACAATTGGCGTTTTGATTACGTTTGTAACCTATAGTGAATTTGTAATTACACCTATTTCATTATTTATGACAATTAAATATGAGATAGCTAATATAAAACCTGCTTTTGAAAATTACTTTAAGTTTATAAGTGGCATAGAAGAAAATCAAGATATCAAAGAGTTAAAAAATTTACAAGAACCGAAGGTAATACGATTTAATGAGGTTAGCTTAACTTATGACTCAAAAAAAGTTCTATCACATATTAATTTAGAGTTAACTGCAGGTGAAAAAGTGGCATTTGTAGGTGCAAATGGAAGTGGTAAAAGTTCATTGTTTAATTTATTGTTAAGATTTTATGATCCAACAGAGGGTGCAATTTACATAGATGATTTAGATATTCAAAAAATAGATATTGATAAATATAGAGATTTATTTGCTGTAATGAGTCAAGATAGTTATTTATTTAATACTACAATTAAGAACAACATATCACTTCAAAATACGTTGAGTGTTGAAGAAATTCAAAAGCAATGTATTGATAAAAAGATTGAATCCTTTTTGAAATTTATAGAAGAGCTGCCTAAGGAATTTCAAACAGATGCAGGAATTAGGGGCAGCAAATTATCTGGTGGTGAAAAGCAAAAGGTTGCACTCATAAGAACGTTACTTAAAAAAAATAGTCCAATACTAGTGCTAGATGAGGCTACTTCCAATTATGATATGGAATCTGAGCAATTATTTAATAGATTAGTTAGTGATTATGATACATATCCATTTGTATTTATTATTACGCATAGACCAGAAATTTTAGAACATATGGATAAGATTGTTGTATTAGATCAAGGGCATATTATTTGCGTAGATAGTTATAAGAATTTATTAAAAAGTGATCAGATAATGCCAGAGATATTGCAAAACAATTGTCTACAAAGGAGTTAA